The genomic window TAGGAGCTGAACTAGATGGTCCCATCAAATATGAAATCCATGGCAAGGTATTGCCTTCCTTGGCCATTCTTATGCTTAGCCTTAGCTTGATTGTGAACTGAAGGTGCGAGGCTGAATTTGTTCGCTATTTTTAGGTTGCTGCCTTGCGTTGCATTGACGGTCACATGGTTGGCCTCTATGAACCAGCATAACATGTTCTAGAGATGAGTCCCTTCAGCATGGTTGACCAATTTGAGGTTTAACTCGTTTGAAGACATTGAGAAGACATGCGAAACTTTTCCATACTTTGGGTTTCCTTCAATTATTGTAAGTGTTCTTTCATCCAAATCAATGACAGTCGTGCAGAGTGTGTAAAGAGTTGGACCTGAAAGTAATACCAATAAAGGTAAGTTAATTACAATTGAACAGAAGCTGCTCTTCATTTCCATCCTTCAATTTTTACCTGTCATGTAGATGGGGTATTTTGTATCTTCTGTATCTCCTAGAAGAGACAAGAAATCGGTTTTTGATCCTTGTGGTAGAACAGCTGCTCTTTTTTGCCTGCTTATTGAGTTTTCATCATGTACCTTTATTGCAAAACATTGGTTTCAGCTTCAATGTAATGGAATTAAGCTATATAATTGATTGGGACTGTGCTAAATAACAAGAATATATGTGATAATAAATTTTGAGATTCAGCCAGTAGCCACTTATGAATCTAGCCGTAAGAGAGTATCAGCTCTATCATGCTGAATGTCACACTCGGCTTACAATTACAGTGGTGGCCAGGTACCTTTATTCCTTCTGTTACGTGTTCTATTGTTTACCTGTTGAACCTGAAGATGGAGATACATGTTTGCATGGAAAAATGGTGTCGTTCCAACCTCATGAACTGAAACTCGCGATTTTGATGCAGTTTCTACATTCAAGATCATACGCTTCTGTATATCGATTAAATTGTAACTGTGTCCCACAGAGACTTCTGATGAACGTATTCTCTGAGGTTAATCCGGCTATCAGTACCTTAAATGATCAGGCTGATCTTAAATTTCATCAGATACAGTAAACAAACGTTAGAGGGTCTTACAGCTAATGCGTCTGCAGTACTAGTTGCTTCCAGAAGGTCTCTAGAGACAAAGTTCCTTCCAATGCCAGCTGGTACAATCTCATCTTCAACTGGAGGTACTGAATTCAGTGTGAATGCCTAAGGTATGTATGAAGGGAATATTAGATTTCTTTTGATATAATACTCCTTTTGAAGGCATCTACATATGGTGAGGTTCATATTTTGGCCTTCTGTTTTAGCACTCTTTTTAGGATAAGATGGTCCTGTACAGATTTCAGATGTATGAAAGAAATTTTACCAGTCCTTGACTGTTAAGTCCAAAAGCACAACTTGGAAGCTCTCCTGCATATGTGTAAGCTATGAAGGATAATCCATTTGATAGTTTTCCCTTGATCAAATAGCTGCAAACCCGTCATAGACATGTATGCATGTTACGGGATATTGATTTATCGTACATATTGCACTCTTTCCTAGAATCTGAACAGTATTCATGAAAAAAAAGCATACGTGTGGCCTACTAGAGCAACGTTTGCATCCTCGTTATGAGCTGCTACTGCCATTGAATCACCAACAATGAGAACATCAGAACAGTCATCTGTAGTATCAGCATTTGAAttcattgttgtttttgaaatgaATGGGAGTATCTCCTTTCTGAAGTTGACAAGTATTATCTGCAGATGAAGGAGTAGAATGTGATTATATTCAATAGAACAGTATATTGATGAAATTAACAGTTTGTGATAACTACATCAAGAACCGGCACACCACTTCCGTCTGCAGTCCCTAAAAGCTCTGCCCAATATCTTGGGAACTTCTTCTGGTTTGTTTCTGAGAGTGCTTTGAGTAGCGGTTGTGCATGCGGTGTTCGAGCAAAAGGAAGGAGCTGGTTTTGAAGAATGAGGTCCCCAGCCAACCTGCTTCTTATTTGATTGCAAAACCTTTGACCTATGAGAAAACCCAGCTGGTAGTCATCTTCACAGGGCCCAACTTCAAACATCTCCAGCAGTTTACCTTCCATGCTTGAGTTCCCAAACCTTGTGTGGCTCAAGTCTTTCACAATAAAGGTATATCTTATCCCTTTTTCATGACCAGAATACTGTTGTGCTAAAGCCCCATTGGTTCATTACGCTTTCCAAGGGCCCTAAACCTTGAAAATGACTATTGGATTCTCTTTTTTGGGCTGCACTCATTGGTTGGCAGGTGCTAGTTGGATTTGAATGATATCCAGTGCGTAATCAGGTTATTTTATGGTTTTTGATTGAATGGAACTTAGAATGAGTGAATAAACAAAAGAGGAGACTGGCATGGCATGCTGTGAATTGACAAATGAGGTGGTGTGGGCCTTAGGGGGCTGGTTCTGCATTCCCCATGGAAATTGTAATTTGAAAATATCAAGTTTATGGGCCATTGCACCAGTTATAATGTACACCTAGTACATGAAATTAAAGGGTTCAAAATGTATTTCAGTCCTCTTTTGAATTATTTTCTCCATCATTTCTTGTTTGAAGGTCTCATTATGTGCACCGAGGTTCCTTTTCCTTGTTTGAATGTTGTCATGTCTTAACTCCCATATTCAATATATCAATCATTTTGTTATACACAGAGATTGACCTCTAAATTCACGAATCAATTGCACACAAGGAAAACTATTAATTTTCCCCTAGAAACTTAAGTAGAGCACTTACAAGAGATagaatttatttgttaaatgagTTTTATTATAGATCAATGGAGTAACAAAAATAGATCTCATTGTAAATTGACAAAGTAGCAATGCTAGCCCATAGTCTTTATTTATAGAGAAAAATCATAAGAGTTCTAATTGAACAAGaggtaacaaaataataatgttttaatgaaAAATACACATAGTCCACTGAGACTATGCCATGGACAATGCCACGCCCTATAAGATGTAGGGTAGCCGCCCGTCACATGTGGAATGAGTCTATTAAGTCTGTCTCATGTATTGAGTACAAATACCTACAtgcataaataaaatattaaaaattcttaatgataaatacaaaaaataataatatgaatgaTGAAAAGTTATAAGCAACTATACTAGATACCAACAATACATACGTATCTCTGATTAAGCAGTATTGGTGCAAgcgtaaaaaattaaaaatcaaatacaaGGAAAAGCTCCCTAAGAAGAAAAAGGAGTTACAGGAGTTTGGGTATTCGGCATTTAAGGTGCATTGTTATGGAAGCAATATATCTTTCCAGATCTTAATTATCATAAAGCgaaagaaaatataattatatttaatcaaacttttgcatgttaatgcaATCAAAGGGTACTTGGAAATATCGAAGGTGAATCACAAAAGATTAATAATCTTGACTAACAATTGGATATCTAATGTTTTTCTATCAAAAAGTGCAGATTCTTTGGACAATTTCATATCTTTCTGTATTATCTTTTTGACTCCTAAAGTTAGCAAAAGTTGAAATAATAACATTGAaaaccttttttcttctttttatagtaCAGAATTTTCGTCTAATAAATGAAAGTTCCTTTCATCCATGCTAAAACACAACTTTAATTTCCATACGTATACTCTTTTTTAGACTATatgttttattcaaaaataaaaccatttaaatatgtttgataactataattcacttatgtttgaatttaggtataattatttgtataaccAGTGTAATTGGTGGATCCAATTATACTTTCCAATTCTTTTGAAATAGCTAAATTACATgagtaattacaaacaattaccctgtgatttttcaaagtttaaacaattattttatacaataataaaaaatatttaattttaatttcaagacatatatttcattatttagttATGTATTTTATTCTCGGATAAAAATGGTTTGTTATGGGGCACACAAGTTCAAACATTTCATGTAAAAAGCAAATTAGGTTTATaatgattatattataaatttttatattatttcttatATAATTTGTGTGGAATAATagtaatcaaaatattataaaaaaatgtataaaattgatTTGATATTTAATACTGAAACATAAATCATTCAAATTAGGTTTATAAAAACTGCTATAATCAAaggactatgaagtttgtttgtGGCTCATATTCTAAAGTTTAAAGAAATGATATTTGAGAAATATCTTAAAACAGGTTAAAAATTACATCTTGTAATTCACAAAGTTGATTACGCAAATAGAAAAGAGTTTTCTTACACTCTATCATGGGCTACAATACCATTTGAAAGAATAAAGCAAACACAAGCACTAAATATGGCTCGCAAACTCTTTGATTTGAGATGTTTAAAGTTTCAATATGTACTTGAGAGGACATCTGTTGTTCTTAAAAACTATTTCTCACATTAACAACACTACCGATAAAAATAAACAAGGTTATATCGTGCTAGCATGTTGCCTACTTTATAACTCCATTCGTAGGCGAAATAAGGATGAACCGTACTTTAAAAAGTATAGATGATGAAGAAATTAGTTAGGGACTAACAGGTTAATAACTACATGTTAAATATTACATAGGGAATAACTTAACAAAATATAGAAATGTTAGAGATTATAccttatgtttattattttgttgCTTTGATTTGTAATCATATTATCGGCTACCTTTTTGGACTAATGTATTAGAtaagatgatttgattttaattttgttacttgttttgaccttttttttctcaagcattattaattattttttatagtaattaatattaaaaaataatatatgtgattaaataattacaatttgtactatCAAACACGACATAAAAAGTTATGATACAATCACACTTTGTCAGTCAGTCAAAAGCATCTGGAAAAGTACAAATTCTTACAATTACAAGAGGGTGTAATTAATTACTACCCTAGTAATTATACTTCCATCTCATTATTAAGACTCTGGTGATGCCTAAACACACCGATAAATTATCTAGATACAgatatagattttttttgaaaatcccttaaatatatatatagatatagatatagatatcgATCCCATCAGAACTCTAGAATTAAGCGTGCTTGGACAAGAGTATTGCTAGGATAGGTGACCTCCTTGGAAGTCCTTGTGTTGTACCCCTCTTTTTTAACCACGGGAGTTAGATGAGATGGTAATGATCTCTCCTACATTAACCAATGGACAAAGGTTCAATCCTTGCCCTGAGTATGGAGCAACTTTAAAACTCATGACTAGCATCTACCCTTTAATAAGCATGTAGAATACGGAGAATTAGTTACTAAGCTCACTCCAGTAGATACGTTGAtaaatcaaaaatatatattatataaaagaaaggagaggtatggaTATGTTATAAACAATTTGAGGAAAGGGCCAAAGCAAGGAAGTGTGTAGTAACCTTGACCCTTGCATATCTCTTAAAATTTAATAAtctttcaccaaaaaaaataaaatttaagcaaaCACAAATTTTTTGTAACTTATTATTTTGATAATCAAACAAATTTCTTAGCATCACCTGTATTTATTTGTTCCTTCTACACTACAATAGAATATTGTACAGCAACGTGCATCTTTATTCAGAAGAATCCTGGCCTACCTACAAGTTATGtccaaaaagttttaatttgatatatcaaagatgctatatatatatgtgtgtgtgtattcACCTCCATTTTGTTTGGCATTAGTTTCATCCATATGCATAtagttatatttataaaaaaatgggtGATGTTGGagatctgattaaagaaactaaTGGATACAGTTCATCAACAGTCAACACACTCAACCTTTTTCCTAACGGGTTGGAACATCCAGGCCCCAGTCATTTAATCACACACCAAACTAAAATACAAAACATCTCACATCCTTGTTATCATAAACACCCGACTTTGAGCATccttttttctttaaatcataataaaaatatttccaGCTCGAGGGACCATTAAGAAACCAGCACGTGGAAATTATGATTCCATCTGATTATAATTATGATACGATAATGACAAAAAACCATGTCACATTTGTGTTGGTTAAAGATGGTGCAAAAATTAAACTTCGCATTATGGATTCAGCACAGCATATCTATTTGTGATATATGAGTccacattaatttattttgaacataaaatataaataaattttaatacatatCTTTACCAAATGATAATCCATATGAGATAAAGTTGATCAATAtgcatttattaaaatttgaagttGGAAcctttttaatgaaaaaataactaaatttgaTCGAAGCCATTGTGACTTCCCCATCTTGGGAACTCACTGGTGTCCTTTGCAGGGTAAGCACCAAGACGATAGAACCCATAACAAGGAAAAGAACAGAAAAACCCCATGTTAAAATAGGGTTTCATGGAAAGTGGGCTCAAGTTTTCTCAGCCAATTTGAAAGTTTGTATAAACACTGCACAATCAGCAGACTAGATTTATAACTTATTACTTacaaaaaccataaaataaaCACATCTAAAACATGACGTAACTGAAGAAGAAATCTGCTTCGTACGTCCATTAGCTTCGGGGATGACCTAACCGGTAATCGCCATTTATTTCCTTTTGCAAAAGCTTCCATTTTCTGTACGAGGGAACATCACAGGCAGTGAATTCAGCTTATAAATTAATATTCTGTAGCCTTTCATTTAGCTAATTGGCTGATTTAGTATTGCTTTACATCGTATATAATTTACCCCGAAATACTACTGAAAGAGTCTTCTGTTGTACACAATTACACTCACTACAATGATGAAAATTTGCTATGGAATCGTAAAGATCATAGTTACAATCGCCCTAGGCCCTAGAAACCTCAGCATCCCATTCAATACATACAGCAAAAATTCGTAGTGTATATGCTCAACTCAGTCCGCAGTACATTTTTGGCAAGAGAACTACAAACTGAACAATCCTATATTTAATGTTACCCTTGACTCTGATATTTTATCATCAACAGTTTCTCTAGCAAAGGAAAAGCTGGTTGAGAGTTCTCGGCAGTCATTGATGTTGTTGCTTCAATTATGCCTGGTTGAATGCATGTGTGTTTTTTTCAGGGCAGCAAGGAAAACAAAACTGGGATTATGCCCTTCTGACTGGTTTTACCAGCAACCCCAAGAGCTAgttgaacaaaaaaaaacaaacaaacaaagctTAGAACAAATTACAAGTTTTCCATATTTCTGCAAATCTTGGACCCAAAACTTTAAGACGCCTGAAAGGATATTTGTGTAATTGCACATGAACTGGAAGGGTAAACAGACATGTCTAGGAACTTGTTGCAGTAAGAGAGCAAGACCCAAGAAGGCTTTTTCGTGGAGCGTGTCCTTTATGAGAGCTTCGCCTCCCATATGGTTGCCTTTTTTAGGTGGGAGCTTTAAACAAGAAAGTCTGCAACAGCAGCTTCACagtaaaaccctaaaaatatctGGACTCCAAGTTCTCGAGAGCTGCTTCAAAATCATTCAGAGATTTAAAAACCAGCAGCCAATTTGAAGAACCAAACACAACATCTAGTTGGCTAGTTACTTCATAGTTACCTCACATAAAAGAGACTCCTTTCGGTAAAAAACACTGTTCTTTAAAGAGTACAAACCTGAAATCTCAGCCCTAGAGTGAGGAAACTGCTGCACAATTTCCTTTAAGAGCAAAAACAATGCTTCCTTTCGTAGTACAGACAAAGAATGAGAAGCCACCGCCATTAAGAAGTTGAGAATATCTATGTAAATGTCCATGAACAACAAACGAATAAGTTACAGTTAAAGTTAAGGATGATGATCATGATTCCAACATTACCTCGCAGTGGCTGTCATGAAAAACCTTGAGAAAAGTAGCGTTTGGGGTGTTGATAAAATCGTGATGTGaggaaataaaaatagaaaatcatgaaaaggattaaataaaataatagcaaaggAGGGAGGGAGCTCCCTTCAGTCCAAGCACAGGAAGATTAGGATTCAATTTGTCTCCCGCATCATTCACTCATTTACTGGGTTTTGTAACACAGTATTTGGATGAATGAGTCGGCAGCTAATTAAACCCCATCCCCATCCCATGAGTGGACTGAAGAAAGCTCTCTCTTACCTATCAGATCATCAATCACAAAGCTTTATAACAAAATAACACAACAACATATATAAACACCTgtgaactgaaaaaaaaaaagagccatGTCTCTCATGTCATGCAACTCTAGACTAGAGAACCCCAAACAAAAAAGAATAGGTGAGATGGAAATTAGCCATACAAATTGCTCTCCACTGTGACAGGTTGAAATGGATCATGGGTTAAAGTGAGTGGAAGTGGAAGCTGCTTTAGCAATTAAGAGAAAGAAGGGAAAGGGAGAGTAAAGAAAGCGACTGTTTAAAAAAGGAAGATCTTTGCACAAAGGCCAGTCAAAGAGAGAGACTCGAAGAAGAAAAAGGCGAGAGTGGAGAGCTTTTTTCTTCCTTAGTTTATTTCTATTATGACAAGCAAACTCGGGCTATAGCAGCTATGGTGGATCCGTAAGTGGAAGGATACGCCATTATATAAGCTAATAAA from Gossypium hirsutum isolate 1008001.06 chromosome D12, Gossypium_hirsutum_v2.1, whole genome shotgun sequence includes these protein-coding regions:
- the LOC107947072 gene encoding uncharacterized protein, producing the protein MEGKLLEMFEVGPCEDDYQLGFLIGQRFCNQIRSRLAGDLILQNQLLPFARTPHAQPLLKALSETNQKKFPRYWAELLGTADGSGVPVLDIILVNFRKEILPFISKTTMNSNADTTDDCSDVLIVGDSMAVAAHNEDANVALVGHTYLIKGKLSNGLSFIAYTYAGELPSCAFGLNSQGLAFTLNSVPPVEDEIVPAGIGRNFVSRDLLEATSTADALARIRSSEVSVGHSYNLIDIQKRMILNVETASKSRVSVHEVGTTPFFHANMYLHLQVQQVHDENSISRQKRAAVLPQGSKTDFLSLLGDTEDTKYPIYMTGPTLYTLCTTVIDLDERTLTIIEGNPKYGKVSHVFSMSSNELNLKLVNHAEGTHL